Proteins encoded by one window of Haematobia irritans isolate KBUSLIRL chromosome 2, ASM5000362v1, whole genome shotgun sequence:
- the LOC142225838 gene encoding uncharacterized protein LOC142225838 isoform X2, producing MAENGSSIKAKCDEQNSNQPKANTQTNEMLETTEAINPHTCVIEPVDAVGSGMLSAAEAILREKEIALLKREIEILKREHDVLRKENQMLKMMGQQNEVSFEGVSLSLLSNFIAEFDGTSDGNFWVTQLKDIKKTYRLNDYVFRALFATKLVGKAQLWLHTRRNAPEEHIDELLQNFCVTFGTKESKLETRRKFEQRKWRFGETFNEYYDEKIMLASKLQLEEDELLEYLVDGISNIQIKTQASMQQHRTTTDLLKSLANVKLPKQTSSGQQKIESTTTVAGVRCYNCNSIGHYAADCNKPRRLPGTCYACGATGHTVSGCELNKKKKMSEEENNYNA from the exons atggCTGAGAACGGTTCATCGATCAAAGCAAAATGTGATGAACAAAATTCAAACCAACCCAAAGCAAACACACAAACAAATGAAATGCTAGAAACAACTGAAGCCATCAACCCTCACACTTGTGTGATCGAGCCTGTCGACGCCGTCGGCAGTGGTATGCTATCAGCAGCAGAGGCAATTTTAAGAGAAAAAGAAATAGCTCTACTTAAAAGAGAAATTGAAATACTGAAACGAGAGCACGATGTACTGCGTAAAGAAAATCAAATGTTAAAAATGATGGGTCAACAAAATGAAGTTTCTTTTGAAGGTGTTTCTCTTAGTTTGCTCAGTAATTTCATAGCAGAATTTGACGGTACGTCAGATGGTAATTTTTGGGTAACACAGTTGAAAGATATTAAGAAAACATACAGACTCAACGATTATGTATTCCGTGCGCTGTTTGCAACAAAATTAGTTGGAAAAGCACAATTGTGGTTGCATACGAGGCGCAACGCACCAGAGGAACACATAGatgaattgttgcaaaatttttgtgtgacgtTTGGTACGAAGGAGTCAAAGCTAGAGACTCGACGCAAGTTTGAGCAGCGTAAGTGGCGCTTTGGAGAAACATTTAACGAGTACTACGACGAAAAAATCATGCTAGCAAGTAAATTGCAACTTGAGGAGGATGAATTGTTGGAATATTTGGTCGACGGAATTTCAAATATACAGATTAAGACGCAAGCATCAATGCAACAGCATAGAACCACCACAGATTTGCTGAAGTCGTTGGCAAATGTTAAACTGCCCAAACAGACATCGAGTGGACAACAAAAAATCGAGTCGACTACTACTGTGGCTGGAGTACGCTGCTACAACTGCAACAGCATAGGCCACTATGCTGCTGACTGCAATAAACCAAGGCGGCTGCCTGGTACATGTTATGCGTGTGGGGCAACAGGTCATACAGTTTCTGGCTGCGAGCTCAACAAAAAGAAGAAGATGTCGGAGGAAGAAAATAATTAT aatgcCTGA